In Isoptericola variabilis 225, the genomic window TCGTGGAAGCGGGCAAGGGGCTCGTAACCGACCCCGAGGAACGCGCGGACCTCGGGGCTCTCGCCGAGCGCCTCGTCGGCGACCGCGTCCGCGTGCTCGCCAGTACCCTCGAAGTCGTTCATCTCTGTGTGTCTCCCTCAGATCAAGGACGCGGCACGACGTCGCCCGCGCCACGACGCACCGTCGGCACGCCCGGACGCCACGAGGGTCCGCTGTTTCACGTGAAACAACGGACCCTCGTCACCGTACGTCAGTCGCCGTGCGGCGCCGGCCGGACCACGACGTAGCGCTCCGGCTCGACCCCGCGCGAGTCGCTGACCAGTCCGGACGCGGCCACGACGTCGTGCACGACCTTGCGCTCGAACGCGTTGAGCGGCTCGAGCTCGACCTCTTCGCCGCTCTCGCGAACCTGCGCGACGGCCTGCTCTGCGAGGCGCGTGAGCTCCTCGCGTCGCGCGGCGCGGAAACCCGCGACGTCGAGCATGAGGCGGCTCCGCTCCCCCGTGCGC contains:
- a CDS encoding R3H domain-containing nucleic acid-binding protein — protein: MGTDAAVENDRDRTKQLEEEGEIAADYLEELLDIADLDGDIDLDSRHGRAAVEIVADDDEGLRPLVGRDGEVLEALQELTRLAVQARTGERSRLMLDVAGFRAARREELTRLAEQAVAQVRESGEEVELEPLNAFERKVVHDVVAASGLVSDSRGVEPERYVVVRPAPHGD